From one Orcinus orca chromosome 10, mOrcOrc1.1, whole genome shotgun sequence genomic stretch:
- the GP9 gene encoding platelet glycoprotein IX isoform X2, with the protein MSIWAALLLIWAAAEASEDCPAACACRALDTMGLLVDCGGRGLAVMPALPAHTRHLLLANNSLRSVPPGAFDHLPQLQSLDVAHNPWRCDCGVTYLRLWLEDRAPAELLRVRCAGPGPASGRAFGQLSGSELGSCGWILRATWADPGPWWDAALAVVAALGLALLAGLLCTVSVPRA; encoded by the coding sequence ATGTCCATCTGGGCTGCCCTGCTCTTGATCTGGGCGGCCGCCGAGGCCTCCGAGGACTGCCCCGCCGCGTGCGCCTGCCGCGCCCTGGACACCATGGGGCTGCTGGTGGACTGCGGGGGCCGGGGACTTGCGGTGATGCCCGCCCTCCCGGCACATACGCGCCACCTCCTGCTGGCCAACAACAGCCTACGCTCAGTGCCCCCGGGAGCCTTCGACCACCTGCCGCAGCTGCAGAGCCTCGACGTGGCGCACAACCCCTGGCGCTGCGACTGCGGCGTCACGTACCTGCGCCTTTGGCTGGAGGACCGCGCGCCCGCGGAGCTGCTGCGCGTGCGCTGTgccggccccggccccgcctcCGGCCGCGCGTTCGGGCAGCTCAGCGGCTCCGAGCTGGGCAGCTGCGGCTGGATCCTGCGGGCGACCTGGGCCGACCCGGGGCCCTGGTGGGACGCGGCGCTGGCCGTCGTGGCCGCGCTGGGCCTGGCTCTCCTGGCGGGCCTGCTGTGCACCGTCTCCGTGCCCCGAGCCTGA
- the GP9 gene encoding platelet glycoprotein IX isoform X1 produces the protein MWSLTWSAGQPCTSHSPSLGLNFPTPSMSLDQQLSRLSPFWVPFPMPPSASSASRLPHQRPLVRVHAAGAKLLGIRGPRCGLWRAHHLPDQGLRRPSRSCLLTIRGGSTGLDPARFTSLIPAPISRRRQPGRRGSPSSPMSIWAALLLIWAAAEASEDCPAACACRALDTMGLLVDCGGRGLAVMPALPAHTRHLLLANNSLRSVPPGAFDHLPQLQSLDVAHNPWRCDCGVTYLRLWLEDRAPAELLRVRCAGPGPASGRAFGQLSGSELGSCGWILRATWADPGPWWDAALAVVAALGLALLAGLLCTVSVPRA, from the exons ATGTGGTCTCTGACGTGGAGCGCTGGGCAGCCCTGCACAAGTCACTCTccgtctctgggcctcaatttcccaaCTCCAAGCATGAGCCTCGATCAACAGCTTTCCAGGCTCAGCCCCTTCTGGGTCCCCTTCCCTATGCCCCCGTCAGCATCCTCAGCCAGCCGCCTTCCACACCAGAGACCACTTGTGAGAGTTCACGCCGCTGGGGCCAAGCTACTTGGAATCCGTGGGCCGAGGTGTGGTCTGTGGCGTGCACACCATCTGCCAGACCAAGGCTTGAGG CGGCCGTCACGGTCCTGCCTGCTGACCATCCGGGGAGGGTCAACCGGCCTGGACCCCGCACGCTTCACTTCCTTGATCCCAGCACCCATTTCACGGAGGAGACAGCCCGGCCGGAGAGGGAG CCCGTCCTCCCCGATGTCCATCTGGGCTGCCCTGCTCTTGATCTGGGCGGCCGCCGAGGCCTCCGAGGACTGCCCCGCCGCGTGCGCCTGCCGCGCCCTGGACACCATGGGGCTGCTGGTGGACTGCGGGGGCCGGGGACTTGCGGTGATGCCCGCCCTCCCGGCACATACGCGCCACCTCCTGCTGGCCAACAACAGCCTACGCTCAGTGCCCCCGGGAGCCTTCGACCACCTGCCGCAGCTGCAGAGCCTCGACGTGGCGCACAACCCCTGGCGCTGCGACTGCGGCGTCACGTACCTGCGCCTTTGGCTGGAGGACCGCGCGCCCGCGGAGCTGCTGCGCGTGCGCTGTgccggccccggccccgcctcCGGCCGCGCGTTCGGGCAGCTCAGCGGCTCCGAGCTGGGCAGCTGCGGCTGGATCCTGCGGGCGACCTGGGCCGACCCGGGGCCCTGGTGGGACGCGGCGCTGGCCGTCGTGGCCGCGCTGGGCCTGGCTCTCCTGGCGGGCCTGCTGTGCACCGTCTCCGTGCCCCGAGCCTGA